The DNA sequence TGCTAGAGTTTTCTAAAAATTGACTAATAGCAAACACCAATGAGGTAGGAGGGACTTTATGACTTTTTtctattagaattttttttgacccttttgtgtaaaaaatcagaATTTTATAAGAAACTGTAAATGcaatttttgtttcatgacttctagtTTATTCCTAaatagtttaatcacttataaattttaatttacttctcagTTTCAGTccatttctttactttaagaaaTAAGCACTTTTTTTAACCTTATCCAAACTGTCcctatatatttgaagcatttTCAACACCGTGGGACGTTAATTAAAATTGACTAAATTGGACTCGTAAAATATTATGCAAATTTTGTGGAATATGTAAGATATTATACTCAAACAATAATGATGATATTAATTGACTATATATtctagaaataatatataattattatttcaattgttataagtcaaatattattttaatataatagtaGAGGATCTCAAATACTGTTATAAGCCTGTGGACAAATATAGCTACCAATTTTATATGACTTGGTGcacattttttttacatatttatcattcatattttttatttatcacaTTACATTTATAGTTTTTGTTAAAGACTTGAGAGGGTAAGAGACGATAATCttcgacaaattttacatattattttaaaattcttataatcactatatttatatttaaaaataaattttatttatgaataatattgttTGTTGTAATTGGtatgatttattaaattctaattaagATTTTTGGAGGATCCAATCATGTATTTAGCATTTGCCcggataaataaaaaaaaaaaattgggattTGTTGCCGTTGAAGAATGATGATGAACTAAAGAAAAAACTCAATTACCTCAACAACCATGGAGGCGACGGCAGCACTATCGGAGCTAGAGCGTGTCCAAATCCAGATTCTCCGGCGAATATCCGACCTCGAACTCCGCGTCGGCCTCACTCACTCCCCTTCTCCGGTCACAACCGCCGACAACGACGCCCCCGCCGAAGCTAATCTCTCCGGCCACACCACCGAAGCTCGTCTCTCCAACATCCTATTAGAAAACGGCGTAAACGACTTCAAGTTCAAGAGAGTTTCATTTGATTACTACAACTGGACCTTAGATTCTAGACGTGATGCTCTTGGCGCCGCGTCTATTGATCATCTTTGCAAGAGCATTGTTATGGTACACATTTTCTACATTTACACACTTGTCATTTATTTTGTACATTACAATTATCTGATTCTCGAGCGATATGTTTGGTGTTGTTTGGCattattttctgtttttaaaaATGACATTAATGTTGTCTAGAGTTAAAATGAAGCAGTGGTTGTTGAATTTTTTAACATTGCTCTCGACTTGTGACCGGAACTATTTGAACAGGGAAGATCAATTTGGAGAGGTACTACCATATATATGATCTAAGTGTGGTGCGAAAAACCACCAAGGTTTGTTAAATTTAGAAGGCTTAATACCCTTTGTACCCTCAATATTTGGGGGTGTGTACTGATACAGCCTCAATGTTTTAACTCGGGCGATTCAACCCTCCAAGTATCTGATATGTTTTGATTAGCCCTCATATCGGGATGAAGCCAAAAAAGGGTATATAAGGGAAGGTAAACTTGACAATTACTATTGAAGATAAAATTTGCTCGTTCattttaaaaccaaaaaaaatacataagatGTGTATTTTAACTCTTTTAACCCTCAATGTTTAATGCAACATCAAGGATTAAAAAGGCATTAAGAGCAAGTCGAAGAGCTGCCTTATCTTAGACGCCTTATATGATATCTTAAGGTAAAATTTAGGacatttgatgaaaaaagttGATcgaacaatgtcctagtgatgccttatatcactaggttAACATCTTCAAACCTTATTTTTAAGGCacctctccttgccctatcctatattttataataaattattacacACCATTCTCTTTGTCTCTCGACTTTATATTGTCCTTTAGTGATAAAAGAACACctttaatgataaaatattaaacatatagttggaataaggcacattgttggagttgaagttagttAACTATGTCCTAAATCACCGGGAcatcttttatttattatatttaaggctagaactaggacattgttggacttgctctaagccaATTTATAAATGAGGCTCAAATCTATAATAATGTTGTGTATTGACTCTTGACACATGTTATTTTGAACTTGAAGTGATCTATATATCTTTAACTAATTGTGAAACTCGACCGAGATAAAACGGTTTAATTAtctgaaattaaaatattgggTATCTTAGCAATTTATGTTTGcattgtaatttgtttttttttttaaatttaaatcctATAACTATGTTGTGTCCTGATAAATTATATGTTCTCATTGGAGTTGTAAATAGCATTTGTTGCGCCTCAACTAAACATAAAAGTGAGGAAATATATGTGGTCTATACCTTTAAGTTGGTGGCTCTTCTAAATCTCAAAGTGTTTGGGAGGGATTGGttgtatcatatattaattttgatactTTCCCTTACTCGAAATCCTTTTTTTCCTTAAAGAGTGGATCACTTACTTAGTTACCGCTCTGCTCTTTTAAAGTTTAACATGTTAATATGAGAGCTGAAATGTATCAAACATTTTATTTATCACACTCTTTGTTACCAAGATTCGGAACGAAGTGTAGAGCATGAGTATGTGTCCAAGTGTCAGACTTGACACATTTtgaaaaattacatatatgatttaaaatacatGTCTAAGTGTCCGTCACAGCCCACGGGTACTCGAGATAAAATGAAGAGTCTGGATAACAAAGCACACCCTATGGATTTGAATTTCTGTTATTGATATTACTCAACTAAAAAGAGTTTGAATTTAAACTGGACTTTTCaagtaaatacaagcaagaATGTATTATGTATCTTTGTCAGTCCCACAActggattatattttatctagaATATGGAATTTTGTTACCTTTATAAGCTGTATTAGCGTTGCACAGCCAAAGTGCAACTATCATCTCCGTAGAGAGTACTgagaaatatatatttctttacaGGCAGGTAGATACAGAACATCTATCTAAGTGAGTTTCAAGCTCCAAGTAGTAAGGTAAATTACTTAGAATATCTTATATTGGCAAATAGGTTAGATGCTCTGAGTTCAATAAAATTGGTTCAGATTTTAAGAAGTTCTTAaggtaaataaattatattttttctaaataaaaaacaaagtcTACAAGACTGGTTAAAAGCTACTTGCCAAAGTGCTTGTAGGTCTGTCACTGATATAATGCATGGTTAACTTGTCAATAGATATAAGGCTTTGGATATTAAATCAAATCATGCTTTATCATTCAGGAAGACTATTGATCTTAGGTGTGGTCTTTGGCCCAATAGTCATTGTATTATCTGGTACCTTTGACAAAACTGTTTCTTGCTTCAGTCATGAATTTTTTTGCCTTTTGAGTATTCCTGCTCAAACTGATTGTGATAAAAGAGATCGTCGAATCGTGGTCAGCTGAGAATACATTTGTTCAATAAACTTTGCACAAACACATAACTTCGTGATCATGATGTCCATATTATGATTATGAGTATCTTGATATTCTATTGTGCACAAACACATAACTTCGCGATCATGACGGCCATATCATGATTTTGAGTATCTTGATATTCTACTGCTCGCTAACTAGGAGAATTACAAATTTTCCTTTCTATTCTCTTAAGTTAGATTTTCCCGAACTGATAGAAATATATCACGTATACCCCAACAATACTATCATATTGATGTGGCACATTCTTATGCAGGTAAATACTCAAGCCCCATCAAGCATCACGGATTGTAGTAACCGTGACATGTCAAAATATTATGTTGTTGTTGTGCAGGTTTGACAACTCTCATCTTACGTGTATGATCAGTCATTTTGTGGAATCTGTTATCTTATTAGCATTAAATCTATAGCTTTTCGTTGCAGTATACTGCTCGATTCAATGCCGAGACTGTGAAGAACTTTTTATACACTCTTAACAATGGAAAGATACCCAAGAAGAAATTCAATTGTAAGTCTAAACGTTTAATCTCTTGAAACAGTATAAATGACTGAAAGTTTCATATGGAGGCAACTAAGCATTTTGTATTGTAGTATGTTATACCTGATAGGATAAACGTATGCTAGGTTTCTCTTTCCTAGTTTCAAAACCCTCAAAAAGGTTAGTTTATGTTTGCTAACATCTTTACTCTTTACAGACCCTACTTTCAAGTGGGACAAACTGGGTGTGTTAGCTATGGTTCACTTGGGGATGGTTGGGACCTTTGGGTTATCTAAAAGTGTGACTAATAAGTTATTAGTTAAAGTAATTGGTGTTTGCTACTCctatttcttaaaattaatataactgCATATTTCAGAAACCCACAGAAGGTCTTAATCACGCTAGTCATTACTGCACATaaagtatatttaaaattactaCAGAACTTATGTCAATTTTAATGAGTTGGCAATTTTAACTGATAGGagtatgttataaattaaactaGGCCTGCATATAAATTTTCTTATCTCTGGCTTATATGTATTACCACATGAGTGAAGAAATTTTGACTGTCCAAGTATCTAGATTTAGGAGCCTACTATTGTTGATTAACAACACTAGTTAGCTGATCTTAAATGGTTTTTGTGTTTTCTTTCAGCACTGAAAGAATATGATTCAGAAATTTGCTGCATTTTATCTTTTTACTGTTTGTTCCTATTCTCTCAATTATTAACAGCCATGTTACATGGAAATGGTAAAACATGTACTTCATATTTAAGCTTTGGCTACTGTAACTTTCATTTGATATACATTTTCTGTAGTGAGGCTTGCTCCAGAGGAGACATCACGGATGTTGACTGGTTATGAACACAATGGAGTGACATGTATCGGCATGAAAACTGACATTCCGGTAAATTAATTGACTTTAGTAGCCTTCTAGCCCTCCGTTATTCTTCATTTCCATAATACTTTGCCGagcatttaaacaattaaatgtataatatttatatgcCTGTGGTGTGGTATTATATAAGTATGCTTTTCtatatcacacacacacacacacacatatatgtatgtatacatattttaaattagctTTAGATATTTTTGGTTACTGCTTTCCGTAGTTTTCATAGTAATTTATATGTTTGCACtcttttttgatgaaatttttgcCTGCCAACTCCCTGGGCTTCTATCATGTTTTTCTTCGTTCGTAttcataaacacacacacacattcagtTAACATCTAATAACTTCAAATGGAGAAATTAAATGTTACTTTTCCTCAACAGaggaaaagaattttttttctaagctataaaatttaaaaaaaaaatttcttttcaaaatcATTGCTTACAGAAACCCTTCTATAGCAAATCACATATATTTGTTGCATTATTACCCAACCAGACAACCCACCTCAATATACTAtcctctttttttttgctaagtcaATATACTATCCTCTTGTTTTGCAACAGTTAGAagctttaatatttaatttcagtCATCATACATGCTTTCTCTTTCTAAATCATGTTATGTTAATCTGAGGAGATAAGTAGGGACAGTTGTCTTCGCATTATTGTTTAGTGTTTAATGAAATGGGATTGTTATAGCATGGATGTGATTATTATCCGTCATCTATCATAGAGTCCCTCCAAAGATTTTTTTGAAGCTGTTGAATATGAATTCATCTCACTGATACAGAAGTTTTTAGCCTTTATTGGAAATTAAATGTGGTTCATATATTTCATATCATGGTAGTtgtattatgaatttaattaaaatgagTGGAAATCATTTACATATTTTAACTTTTctgaaaattaagttaattatggTTGAGTCAGTTTTATTTGGATTAATCTATTATTCAGCTATTAGGATGCTTTAATTGGATATATTGTGCTCTGAGAAGTACTCCATTTTTTCCTTTCATCTATATCTTATGAAATTCAATATATTGAAAAAGATTCAAATAATGTTCTTATTATATGCCTGAATTATGTGTACCGGCTAACATGTTTGGCTTTGCTTATATATAAAGCAACGCATGAGTTTGAATTTGTTCAGCCAATGTATGTTTTTGTTCACAACAATGTAATCATTTATCTCGCATGTGAAATCTGATACTAGCAAAATGAACCACGGCTGCATCAAGCACGATCAAGTTGAAGGTGACTTTGACTAATTTGTTCTTACAAATGACCTAAATATTTGTAGAAGCAACTTACAGTCCTCATGCATCTTAATTGCATAACATTGAGGTCAACTCCTGCATACAAAGCCTTTTTGCTAATCTTTTGTTTGTTAACACAACATTGAGATGAGGAAAGGATCATTGTTCGTTAACATAAAATGAGTAAAATAGGTAGGTATAAACTATTAATGTTTATTAAAATATGGTGTGAACGTTTAATAGGTAACTCGTCTATTATTACAGGTGATTTTGGACGAAGCAATTGTGAAACTTAATCCTGATTTCTTCTGGTTAGGAGGTGGAGAGATAGATTTGAAACTGGGTATCAGAACATCTGAATTCATCAACTATCTAAACCCTTTTGTTGTGAGCTGCAGCAGTTCTTAACCTGCCATGTGCATAAATCATTGATTGCTGGCAGGGCATGGTGTAAGGGTCGCAGAGACTACGATTGTATGGTAATCTGTCTGCCTGAAactgaaaataaaaaagtgCCATTATTATTGATTTCTTCTGTTGTGTCGTTTCAGAAATCCAGCTTTGGAATATTGGCAAATATTATTCGGAGAATTAGTTTGCTGAACTTGATTTTTTATTCTCTTAATTTATTGCCTGAAGGAAACAAGTAGCGAATTTGTTATCTGTATGCAGTTCTATTCTTTGTTTGTTGGAAAGACCTAGCAAAAAATTTAATGG is a window from the Daucus carota subsp. sativus chromosome 8, DH1 v3.0, whole genome shotgun sequence genome containing:
- the LOC108197387 gene encoding uncharacterized protein LOC108197387, which gives rise to MEATAALSELERVQIQILRRISDLELRVGLTHSPSPVTTADNDAPAEANLSGHTTEARLSNILLENGVNDFKFKRVSFDYYNWTLDSRRDALGAASIDHLCKSIVMVNTQAPSSITDCSNRDMSKYYVVVVQYTARFNAETVKNFLYTLNNGKIPKKKFNLRLAPEETSRMLTGYEHNGVTCIGMKTDIPVILDEAIVKLNPDFFWLGGGEIDLKLGIRTSEFINYLNPFVVSCSSS